In the genome of Opitutia bacterium KCR 482, one region contains:
- the rlmN gene encoding 23S rRNA (adenine(2503)-C(2))-methyltransferase RlmN: protein MKPDFYTLSKPELSAALAAAGFEKFRASQVFDAVYKHKIFSPADFPALPEKLKNWLAENFEFAAGKLVGNRESADETKKYLFGLSDGKFVECVLLEAPSDDGGEVRKTLCVSTQVGCACGCKFCASGLNGFFRNLTAGEIVAQMLPFAADEIRNGKKTRKFEFENVVVMGMGEPLMNADNLLAALAVLNAPDKFAFGARRITVSTSGIADVLERLADSDFPYRLAISLHGSTNEIRSKIMPINGKFPLEKLLPAAEKFAAANGRMITLEYILIKDVNDSQHAARELAKIAKRLHAHVNLIPYNRVDALDWERSPAPRRAAFANLLKAEKVSCTLRREKGSEIDAACGQLVLRTGKNMA, encoded by the coding sequence GTGAAACCCGACTTCTACACGCTTTCAAAACCCGAACTCTCCGCCGCGCTCGCCGCCGCGGGCTTCGAGAAATTCCGCGCGTCGCAGGTTTTCGACGCAGTCTACAAACACAAGATATTCTCGCCCGCCGACTTCCCCGCGCTGCCCGAAAAGCTCAAAAATTGGCTCGCCGAAAATTTCGAATTCGCCGCGGGGAAACTCGTCGGCAACAGGGAGTCCGCCGACGAAACAAAAAAATACCTCTTCGGGCTGTCCGACGGAAAATTCGTCGAATGCGTCCTCCTCGAAGCACCGTCCGACGACGGCGGCGAGGTTCGCAAAACGCTCTGCGTAAGCACGCAGGTTGGCTGCGCGTGCGGCTGCAAATTCTGCGCGTCGGGGCTTAACGGATTTTTCCGCAACCTCACCGCGGGGGAAATCGTGGCGCAAATGCTGCCGTTTGCGGCAGACGAAATCCGCAACGGCAAAAAGACGCGCAAATTCGAATTCGAAAACGTGGTCGTCATGGGAATGGGCGAGCCGCTCATGAACGCCGACAACCTGCTCGCCGCGCTCGCGGTGCTCAACGCGCCCGACAAATTCGCGTTCGGCGCGCGCCGCATAACCGTTTCAACAAGCGGAATCGCCGACGTTCTCGAACGCCTTGCCGACTCCGACTTCCCCTACCGACTGGCAATCAGCCTGCACGGCTCGACGAACGAAATACGCTCGAAAATCATGCCGATTAACGGGAAGTTCCCGCTCGAAAAGCTCCTGCCCGCCGCCGAAAAGTTCGCCGCGGCGAACGGCAGAATGATTACCCTTGAATACATTTTGATAAAAGATGTCAACGACTCGCAGCACGCCGCGAGGGAGCTTGCGAAAATCGCAAAACGCCTCCACGCGCACGTCAACCTGATTCCCTATAACAGGGTTGACGCGCTCGACTGGGAACGCTCGCCCGCGCCCAGACGCGCGGCGTTCGCAAACCTGCTGAAAGCAGAAAAAGTGTCGTGCACGCTCCGTCGCGAAAAAGGCTCGGAAATAGACGCCGCCTGCGGGCAGCTCGTATTGCGCACCGGCAAAAACATGGCGTAG
- a CDS encoding family 16 glycoside hydrolase codes for MKKIASVLTLIACCACAYAASAGAWTVSGRASATPDGVLRLERGASALLPPENNGGAFADFELSCEVRTSPNTTGFVAFHTDSAFSKGYKIALDNSAESKTWWRKTGSLLGVRNVVKRVGADGEWLRLCARVSGNLVEISVDGQKLVEYAEPENPYRLPQNKNARLGDGAIGVKCDSGGFVELRNFRVSKLKKSAARAQSEPETAEGVIALHQSDFPVLDYHVHLKGDLDAEKAKAQSRKYGINYAIAVNCGKDFPIDRDSLALEFFEKNKSQPYIVAMQAEGREWTKLISKPVRAKFAYAFTDAMTFEDGSGTRVHLWIPAEVKVGDRQEYMDMIVEKICGVLGEPANIYANATYLPAELQPEYAKLWTPARRAKMLDALVRGGMALEISARYKIPDAEFVKAAKARGVKFTFGSNNGNSDFGKLEYCLKTARECGLTASDMLNPYECRPR; via the coding sequence GTTTTGACATTGATTGCCTGTTGCGCCTGCGCCTACGCCGCTTCGGCGGGTGCGTGGACGGTTTCGGGGAGGGCGTCGGCGACGCCCGACGGCGTTCTGCGTCTTGAAAGGGGCGCGTCCGCGCTGCTCCCGCCCGAAAACAACGGCGGTGCGTTTGCCGACTTCGAGCTTTCATGCGAAGTCCGCACGTCGCCGAACACAACGGGCTTTGTGGCGTTCCACACCGATTCCGCGTTCTCGAAAGGCTACAAAATTGCGCTCGACAATTCGGCGGAATCGAAAACGTGGTGGCGCAAGACGGGCAGTCTGCTCGGAGTGCGGAACGTCGTAAAGCGCGTTGGCGCGGACGGCGAATGGCTGAGGCTTTGCGCGAGGGTGTCGGGCAACCTTGTTGAAATTTCGGTAGACGGACAGAAGCTTGTGGAGTACGCCGAGCCTGAAAATCCGTACAGGCTTCCGCAAAACAAAAACGCGCGTCTGGGAGACGGCGCAATCGGCGTGAAATGCGATTCGGGCGGCTTTGTGGAGCTAAGAAATTTCAGGGTGTCGAAGCTCAAAAAATCGGCGGCGCGCGCGCAGTCCGAACCCGAAACGGCGGAGGGCGTCATTGCCCTCCACCAGTCCGACTTCCCCGTGCTCGACTACCATGTGCACCTTAAAGGCGACCTCGACGCCGAAAAGGCGAAAGCACAGTCGCGTAAATACGGCATAAACTACGCAATCGCCGTCAACTGCGGCAAGGACTTCCCGATAGATAGGGATTCGCTCGCGCTCGAATTTTTCGAAAAGAACAAGTCGCAGCCGTACATCGTCGCAATGCAGGCGGAGGGGCGCGAGTGGACAAAACTCATTTCCAAGCCCGTCCGCGCAAAATTCGCCTACGCCTTTACCGACGCCATGACTTTCGAGGATGGAAGCGGAACGCGCGTCCACCTTTGGATTCCCGCCGAAGTGAAAGTGGGCGACAGGCAGGAGTACATGGACATGATTGTGGAAAAAATCTGCGGCGTGCTCGGCGAACCCGCCAACATCTACGCCAACGCGACATACCTGCCCGCCGAGCTCCAGCCCGAATACGCAAAACTTTGGACACCCGCCCGACGCGCAAAAATGCTCGACGCTCTGGTTCGCGGCGGCATGGCGCTGGAAATCAGCGCGCGCTACAAAATTCCCGACGCCGAATTTGTGAAGGCGGCAAAGGCCCGCGGCGTAAAGTTCACATTCGGCAGCAACAACGGCAACTCCGATTTCGGCAAGCTTGAATACTGCCTGAAAACCGCGCGGGAGTGCGGGCTTACCGCCTCCGACATGCTCAACCCCTACGAGTGCCGCCCGCGTTAA